In a single window of the Pocillopora verrucosa isolate sample1 chromosome 4, ASM3666991v2, whole genome shotgun sequence genome:
- the LOC136280617 gene encoding uncharacterized protein, which yields MTVLISGSIMLFLLVCQVHKAGGVKNAEINTRSDFQKRLDAISEIISRNPGNFDKWPKTFQPGIPKRRNGLISDGTPSTSKNEEKTRHVRMNYPQKIHTKVQNQATKETKDRFESLRGFKRIPKAAVQKSPCPAENPACERKRTVLPAGRISYQCPTGLWCAKKRNYRLRVVTDPGEPRVKRSKRIPSNDHKRARIEKETTENFEIMPQTPRRCTSELGCSESHGEKEQDESFNRLLQGHIPDQGKRQCPVGLWCSSKREAGFENSETLKKCPPGLWCKRNEIQLGQYFNSKRASMKDGRQCPTGLWCSRKREKGYANFETMSDCPPGLWCKRDKIMPVEMDIPKRELEYENSETLRNCPPGLWCKKNTIDDIIKVRNVKVSCPTGFRCSFKRYMGYENSDTLEKCPPGSKCRRSQQRDSDGSTEQDCPPGLWCKRNGGKIREATNQSVDCADVSWCLLKRKLGIENKDSLVKSK from the coding sequence ATGACAGTGCTCATCTCAGGAAGTATTATGTTGTTTCTCCTCGTTTGTCAAGTTCATAAGGCAGGAGGGGTAAAAAATGCGGAAATCAATACTCGAAGCGATTTCCAGAAGCGACTGGATGCTATTTCTGAAATAATATCTCGAAATCCGGGCAATTTTGATAAGTGGCCGAAAACATTTCAACCAGGGATTCCAAAGCGTAGAAATGGACTTATTAGCGATGGTACACCGAGTACGAGCAAGAATGAAGAGAAAACTCGTCATGTAAGAATGAACTACCCCCAAAAAATCCATACCAAAGTTCAAAACCAAGCGACGAAGGAGACTAAAGACAGATTTGAATCGCTTCGTGGCTTTAAAAGGATTCCTAAAGCCGCCGTTCAGAAGTCTCCTTGTCCTGCAGAGAATCCTGCGTGCGAAAGAAAAAGAACCGTGCTACCAGCAGGAAGAATTTCCTATCAGTGTCCAACTGGTTTGTGGTGTGCTAAGAAACGGAATTATCGATTAAGGGTAGTTACAGATCCCGGAGAGCCACGGGTCAAAAGAAGCAAGCGAATTCCATCAAACGATCACAAACGAGCACGAATAGAAAAAGAAACGAccgaaaattttgaaatcatgccACAAACACCTAGGCGATGTACTTCTGAGTTGGGTTGCTCTGAAAGCCATGGCGAAAAGGAGCAGGATGAATCGTTCAACAGGTTATTACAAGGGCACATACCAGACCAAGGTAAGAGACAGTGCCCTGTTGGGTTATGGTGTTCATCTAAACGAGAAGCTGGCTTCGAAAATTCTGAAACCTTAAAGAAATGCCCTCCTGGTTTATGGTGTAAACGTAACGAGATCCAACTTGGACAATACTTTAATTCAAAACGAGCGAGTATGAAAGACGGTCGCCAGTGTCCAACAGGTTTGTGGTGttcaaggaaaagagaaaaaggataTGCGAATTTTGAGACCATGAGCGATTGCCCACCCGGCTTATGGTGCAAGAGAGATAAGATCATGCCTGTTGAAATGGATATTCCAAAGAGAGAGCTCGAGTATGAAAACTCAGAGACATTGAGAAATTGTCCTCCGGGATTATGGTGCAAGAAAAACACGATTGACGACATCATAAAAGTGCGAAACGTTAAAGTGAGCTGTCCAACCGGATTTCGGTGTTCGTTCAAGAGGTATATGGGTTATGAGAATTCTGACACTCTTGAGAAGTGTCCTCCAGGCTCCAAGTGCAGACGCAGTCAACAAAGAGACAGCGACGGTTCCACTGAGCAGGACTGTCCTCCAGGTTTGTGGTGCAAGCGAAACGGAGGTAAAATTCGGGAAGCCACAAATCAGAGCGTTGATTGCGCGGACGTCTCCTGGTGTTTACTTAAGCGAAAGCTAGGTATTGAGAATAAAGATTCTCTGGTCAAATCTAAATAG